The following coding sequences are from one Methanococcoides orientis window:
- a CDS encoding Hsp20/alpha crystallin family protein: protein MKFGLTRRGSSGLSRWDPFEEIRQTQEHLNQLFREVSPFGGWPEGRSIAPLMDIKEEGDNVIVTADLPGVDKKDIDVSVKDNIIEISAECGKESESEEEGYTQKERTYSRFSRSAVLPSNVTDEGAKAKLENGVLTITLPKTKIEEKPKIMIE, encoded by the coding sequence ATGAAATTCGGTTTAACGCGTAGGGGTTCCTCTGGATTATCCCGCTGGGATCCATTTGAAGAGATAAGGCAGACACAGGAACATCTCAACCAGTTATTCAGGGAAGTTTCCCCTTTCGGAGGCTGGCCTGAGGGAAGATCAATTGCTCCTCTGATGGATATCAAGGAAGAAGGTGACAATGTTATCGTTACTGCTGATCTGCCAGGGGTTGACAAGAAAGATATTGATGTAAGTGTGAAAGACAACATTATTGAGATTAGCGCAGAGTGTGGAAAGGAAAGTGAGTCTGAGGAAGAAGGTTACACTCAGAAGGAACGGACCTATAGTCGTTTCTCAAGATCTGCTGTTCTTCCATCGAACGTTACTGATGAAGGTGCGAAGGCAAAACTTGAGAATGGTGTGCTGACTATCACACTTCCAAAGACAAAGATTGAAGAAAAGCCGAAGATCATGATCGAGTGA
- a CDS encoding coenzyme F420-0:L-glutamate ligase — protein sequence MRMELFTIDGLPLIKKGDDLAAMICERAELEDHDSVVIASTIVAKAEGAMVQKSDVVPSQRAINIAKRLGKDPVLVQLVLDRSSDVIIEFPLLLVENLNGHVSINAGIDDSNVDADYLLELPHDPDASAKAMGERIADLCGRDVSVIITDTNGRAFKIGQTGVAVGVYRMHPIRNWQGEKDLFGKELEITEEAIADELAGAANLLMGEAAGGNPVVIVRGFEYHTRDDVSVKEMYRPEDEDIIRKGLRCLRQSSD from the coding sequence TTGAGGATGGAACTGTTTACCATAGATGGTTTGCCGCTTATCAAAAAGGGAGATGACCTTGCGGCTATGATATGTGAACGTGCGGAACTTGAGGACCATGATTCTGTGGTGATCGCTTCTACTATTGTAGCAAAGGCCGAAGGGGCAATGGTGCAGAAAAGTGATGTGGTGCCATCCCAGCGTGCAATAAATATCGCAAAGAGGCTAGGTAAGGATCCTGTACTTGTGCAGCTGGTCCTCGACAGAAGCTCTGATGTGATCATTGAATTCCCTTTGTTACTTGTGGAGAACCTCAATGGGCATGTGAGCATCAATGCCGGTATTGATGATTCCAATGTGGATGCGGATTATCTTCTGGAACTTCCACATGATCCGGATGCTTCTGCGAAGGCCATGGGCGAGAGAATAGCTGATCTTTGTGGCAGGGATGTTAGCGTGATAATTACAGATACCAACGGAAGGGCTTTCAAGATAGGGCAGACCGGTGTCGCAGTTGGTGTCTATCGCATGCACCCTATCAGGAATTGGCAGGGGGAGAAGGACCTCTTCGGAAAAGAACTTGAGATCACCGAAGAAGCGATTGCAGATGAGCTCGCAGGGGCTGCAAACCTGCTGATGGGAGAAGCTGCAGGGGGGAATCCTGTGGTGATCGTACGTGGTTTTGAATATCATACGAGGGACGATGTTAGTGTAAAGGAGATGTATCGTCCTGAGGATGAGGATATAATAAGAAAAGGATTAAGGTGCCTTCGTCAGTCCTCTGACTGA
- a CDS encoding protein translocase subunit SecF encodes MGSILTEYLDSFIRGRDDKQLITIPLVVLALALLVSVVVFSSTGAPVKLGLEFEGGTMIAFETQETADVLEQAYSGYSLDDVRKAGDRAILQFGPMESEDQKELEKDITSKYSNVEIKQIGALYGKELQSQALKAIGLSFIGMAIVVFLIFRTAVPSIAVVLSAVSDIAIAVGFMNLVGIELSLGTVAALLMLIGYSVDSDILLTTRVLKRRGTVNENIGRAMHTGLTMTTTTLAALVVMYLVSTFSYLVTSSASQVNLLSDISIVLIFGLAADIMNTWLLNTGILRWHVNRSNPRGRRA; translated from the coding sequence ATGGGATCAATCCTAACAGAATATCTTGATTCATTCATAAGGGGGCGTGATGACAAACAGCTTATCACCATTCCCCTCGTAGTTCTGGCACTCGCACTTTTGGTGTCAGTTGTAGTATTTTCAAGCACAGGTGCACCTGTAAAGCTCGGACTTGAGTTCGAGGGTGGTACCATGATAGCCTTCGAGACGCAGGAAACTGCAGATGTTCTTGAGCAGGCATATTCCGGTTATTCATTGGATGATGTCCGTAAGGCAGGAGACCGTGCTATTCTGCAGTTTGGTCCCATGGAAAGTGAAGATCAGAAAGAGCTCGAAAAGGATATAACTTCAAAGTATTCGAACGTTGAGATCAAGCAGATCGGTGCACTATATGGAAAAGAGCTTCAGTCCCAAGCATTGAAAGCAATTGGTCTTTCATTCATCGGAATGGCTATAGTCGTGTTCCTTATCTTCAGGACCGCTGTCCCATCTATCGCAGTAGTGCTTTCTGCAGTCTCTGATATTGCTATCGCTGTCGGTTTCATGAATCTGGTCGGAATTGAACTTTCTCTTGGTACCGTGGCAGCTTTGTTGATGCTTATCGGGTATTCGGTGGACAGTGACATACTGCTGACAACACGTGTGCTGAAGAGAAGAGGTACTGTCAATGAGAACATCGGAAGGGCAATGCATACCGGTCTTACCATGACCACCACAACACTTGCAGCTCTTGTGGTGATGTATCTCGTATCCACATTCTCATATCTTGTGACATCGTCAGCTTCCCAGGTCAACCTGCTTTCCGATATATCCATTGTACTGATATTCGGCCTGGCTGCTGATATCATGAACACCTGGCTGCTTAACACAGGTATACTGAGGTGGCATGTGAACCGCAGCAACCCAAGGGGGCGAAGAGCATGA
- a CDS encoding preprotein translocase subunit SecD: protein MREEEVKKGLKSDIRVWLLVAAVLFSVVMIHPWYSSDEGATTDLNYGLDLEGGSWLQIRLQGAVAQLDADISQTVPAIIEPVIGSSIDVKSVTGHTGSGYSSVGTTVVFTTDVYVSDLQMDLAGIGESDVSYSGNTSEIILYTNKQTLITQYLSDSLDAEVIPLSLGDSVEYEVRKEISQEDLHVLMDAVGGSILIEADGTPIYREGVRTETRDLTRDILSDKLNSLGLKDIPVRTVGEDYILIDFAGTDLTTAKEIVEKPGKFEIRVQTQDNETAHVLYGDAIEKVGVVTFHDGQWHTPFTLNEEGALALQKIAIETGATNDPNSHWLYMYLDDNEIYGAPLSYSAATRLTEVPIYSWEASSGPDEESKSQAEELQIHLRAGALPVNVVLMGSGQVDAALGAQFKKQALFAGLFALLAVAIVVFRRYGKKEILLPMVGTSICELIMILGVAATINWQLDLAAIAGIIAAIGTGIDHLVIITDEVLYEGKLPSTKVYLERITKAFGIIFAAAATTTIAMSPLVVMGFGALKGFAITTIIGVLIGVLIARPVYGKVIKVVLDEAE, encoded by the coding sequence ATGAGGGAAGAAGAAGTAAAGAAAGGCCTGAAAAGCGATATTCGTGTATGGTTACTGGTAGCAGCGGTACTGTTCTCAGTTGTCATGATACATCCATGGTACTCCTCTGATGAGGGCGCAACTACAGATCTCAATTACGGACTTGACCTTGAAGGCGGTTCATGGCTCCAGATCAGACTACAGGGTGCTGTGGCTCAGTTAGATGCTGATATTTCACAGACAGTGCCTGCCATTATTGAACCTGTTATTGGATCATCCATTGATGTGAAAAGTGTTACAGGACATACGGGAAGTGGGTATTCTTCCGTTGGCACTACTGTTGTATTTACAACTGATGTATATGTTTCAGATCTCCAGATGGACCTTGCAGGTATCGGTGAATCCGATGTCAGTTATTCTGGGAACACTTCCGAGATCATTCTTTATACTAACAAGCAGACGCTTATCACCCAGTATCTTTCCGATTCACTTGATGCTGAGGTAATTCCTCTCTCTCTTGGTGATTCTGTTGAATATGAGGTCCGTAAGGAGATCTCGCAGGAGGATCTTCATGTCCTGATGGATGCAGTAGGCGGGTCAATTCTGATAGAAGCAGATGGCACTCCGATATACCGTGAAGGTGTCAGGACCGAGACTCGTGATCTTACTCGTGATATTCTCAGTGACAAGCTGAACTCACTTGGTCTTAAGGATATACCTGTACGTACCGTGGGTGAGGATTACATCCTTATTGACTTTGCAGGTACCGATCTTACAACCGCAAAGGAGATCGTTGAAAAACCCGGTAAGTTCGAGATTCGGGTACAGACGCAGGACAATGAGACTGCCCATGTGCTATATGGTGATGCGATAGAGAAGGTCGGTGTTGTGACCTTCCACGACGGCCAGTGGCATACTCCTTTCACTCTTAATGAAGAAGGTGCCCTTGCCCTGCAGAAGATCGCCATCGAGACCGGTGCGACCAACGATCCTAACTCACACTGGCTCTACATGTATCTTGATGATAACGAGATATATGGTGCCCCGTTAAGTTATTCAGCAGCTACAAGGCTCACAGAGGTCCCGATCTACTCTTGGGAAGCTTCAAGTGGTCCTGATGAAGAGAGCAAGTCACAGGCAGAGGAGCTTCAGATACACCTGCGTGCAGGTGCGTTACCTGTGAACGTGGTCCTCATGGGCTCCGGGCAGGTGGATGCGGCTTTGGGTGCACAGTTCAAGAAACAGGCTTTATTTGCCGGGCTTTTTGCACTTCTTGCAGTGGCGATTGTCGTGTTCAGAAGGTATGGTAAGAAAGAGATCCTGCTTCCAATGGTGGGAACCTCCATCTGTGAGCTCATCATGATCCTTGGAGTTGCAGCAACGATCAACTGGCAGCTCGACCTGGCGGCTATTGCGGGTATAATTGCTGCGATAGGTACCGGTATCGATCACCTTGTGATCATTACTGATGAGGTGTTGTACGAAGGTAAACTGCCTTCCACAAAAGTATATCTTGAAAGGATCACAAAAGCATTCGGTATAATCTTTGCAGCAGCTGCGACAACTACCATTGCAATGTCACCATTGGTCGTTATGGGATTCGGTGCACTCAAGGGATTTGCCATTACCACTATCATTGGTGTGCTAATCGGTGTGCTTATCGCAAGGCCGGTATATGGTAAGGTCATAAAGGTAGTTCTTGATGAAGCAGAGTGA
- a CDS encoding deoxycytidylate deaminase: MTERPSIDEYFLEIAEVVSKRSTCLRNKVGAVIVRDKRILSTGYNGAPSNMEHCLEIGCIRQQNNIASGTRHEKCRAVHAEQNAIIQAALHGVGIGGATVYCTHQPCILCAKMIINSNIKRVVFSTKYPDTDTPEFFAAAGVEMVNLQSED, from the coding sequence ATGACTGAAAGACCGTCAATTGATGAATATTTCCTGGAGATCGCAGAGGTGGTCTCAAAGCGTTCCACCTGTCTGAGAAACAAGGTAGGAGCTGTCATTGTCCGTGATAAAAGGATACTTTCAACCGGTTACAACGGTGCTCCCAGCAACATGGAACACTGCCTTGAGATCGGGTGTATCAGGCAGCAGAACAATATTGCATCCGGCACTAGGCATGAGAAATGCCGGGCAGTGCACGCAGAGCAAAATGCCATCATACAGGCAGCACTTCATGGGGTAGGGATAGGAGGAGCAACTGTGTACTGCACACACCAGCCCTGCATACTGTGCGCAAAAATGATAATAAATTCCAACATCAAAAGGGTAGTATTCAGCACAAAATACCCTGATACCGACACCCCGGAGTTCTTCGCTGCTGCCGGTGTCGAAATGGTGAACCTTCAGTCAGAGGACTGA